The proteins below are encoded in one region of Acidithiobacillus ferrooxidans ATCC 23270:
- the thiL gene encoding thiamine-phosphate kinase, with protein MAGGEFAFIEQLRCRLGKMASDVRLGIGDDAAWLDPAGRQLVATMDTLVAGRHFFPEVSPEDLAWKALAVNLSDLAAMGAEARWCLLSLALPWRAEGYGEWLEAFATGWSALADRHDVTLVGGDTVATDGPLTLSITALGLSGHGVMRREAARPGDVIWVTGTLGDAAAALDLALVERGQERRAVPCSAPRRDALEARRLRPTPRLEFGAAALAGGVLCAVDCSDGFLADLGHILKASGVHAQVALDALPLSPDLADLARTDPERLQRWPLTGGDDYELILCAAPALSTALQEAARSLSLRLTAVGSILPATPDARAAVTLTWRDESLSLPFSWGHVHAL; from the coding sequence ATGGCGGGCGGAGAGTTTGCGTTCATCGAGCAGTTGCGGTGCCGGCTGGGCAAGATGGCCAGTGATGTGCGGCTGGGTATCGGTGATGACGCCGCCTGGCTGGACCCGGCGGGTCGGCAACTGGTGGCGACCATGGATACCCTGGTTGCCGGTCGTCACTTTTTCCCCGAAGTCAGCCCGGAAGACCTTGCCTGGAAAGCCCTTGCGGTGAATCTCAGCGACTTGGCCGCCATGGGTGCGGAAGCGCGCTGGTGTCTGCTCAGCCTGGCCCTGCCGTGGCGGGCGGAAGGCTATGGGGAGTGGTTGGAAGCATTCGCAACGGGTTGGAGCGCACTCGCCGACCGGCATGACGTTACCCTTGTCGGCGGCGATACCGTGGCTACGGATGGGCCGCTGACCCTCTCCATAACCGCATTGGGACTTTCTGGCCATGGGGTGATGCGCCGTGAGGCGGCGCGGCCGGGAGACGTGATCTGGGTCACCGGCACTCTTGGCGACGCGGCCGCCGCCCTGGACCTGGCCTTGGTGGAGCGCGGCCAGGAGAGGCGGGCAGTTCCCTGTTCAGCACCACGGCGGGACGCATTGGAGGCACGACGGCTGCGTCCCACGCCCCGTCTCGAATTCGGCGCGGCGGCGCTGGCGGGTGGTGTACTTTGTGCCGTGGATTGTTCCGACGGCTTTCTGGCCGACCTTGGCCATATTCTGAAAGCTTCGGGCGTCCATGCGCAGGTCGCCCTGGATGCGCTACCCTTGAGCCCGGACCTCGCGGATCTGGCGCGGACCGACCCGGAACGCCTGCAACGCTGGCCCCTCACCGGTGGTGATGATTATGAACTGATCCTCTGTGCCGCTCCCGCCTTATCGACGGCATTGCAGGAGGCCGCCCGGTCGCTCTCCCTGCGTTTGACGGCGGTGGGCAGCATCCTGCCAGCGACCCCCGATGCCCGGGCCGCGGTCACTTTGACCTGGCGGGATGAGTCGCTGTCGCTGCCCTTTTCCTGGGGGCATGTCCATGCACTCTAG
- a CDS encoding phosphatidylglycerophosphatase A family protein — MHSRPWYHWLALGGGSGLSPVLPGTMGTIAAIPLYLLLALVVQNNVVYTLVLVAIIAVGPWLCGQTAREMQNSGSGMRALDPPAIVWDEWAGLLLTLWLVPFGWWTLLVGFLLFRFFDMLKPWPISWLDKHIHGGTGIMLDDIAAAIPALILLRLMLWAGWL; from the coding sequence ATGCACTCTAGGCCCTGGTATCACTGGCTGGCGTTGGGCGGCGGCAGCGGTCTGTCGCCCGTTCTGCCCGGCACCATGGGCACCATCGCTGCCATTCCCTTGTATCTGTTGTTGGCCCTCGTGGTGCAGAACAATGTGGTTTATACGTTGGTGTTGGTGGCGATCATCGCCGTAGGGCCGTGGCTCTGCGGGCAGACCGCGCGGGAGATGCAAAATAGCGGTAGCGGCATGCGGGCCCTGGACCCGCCGGCCATCGTCTGGGATGAATGGGCGGGTCTGCTGCTCACCCTCTGGCTGGTGCCTTTCGGATGGTGGACGCTGCTCGTCGGGTTCCTGCTCTTCCGCTTTTTTGACATGCTCAAACCTTGGCCGATTTCCTGGCTGGATAAACATATTCATGGAGGCACGGGAATCATGCTCGACGATATCGCTGCGGCGATCCCGGCATTGATTCTTCTGCGGCTGATGCTGTGGGCAGGCTGGTTATGA
- a CDS encoding CinA family protein has product MTDNPTDRLRIFLPMRPAALPDAQRLAAWATRAGIEVRVELVATLPDCSATALAIGEFANAAGWITASCRTHLPADDWASLRDWASAYLPVCDVPLSLFNDNGTTPEVLPGEYWVEAGTPCAMSLHMAPPEWSLLQRARARDARLALAESCTGGDLAARITALPGSSALLRHGFVTYSNEAKIQLLKVQEATLSRVGAVAEETALEMLAGALHEADIAAAITGIAGPGGAVPGKPVGTVCIAWGARGMEPQVRTCHFHGDRWSVQYAAGSVALGGLLGLLR; this is encoded by the coding sequence ATGACGGATAACCCTACGGACCGTCTGCGGATATTCTTGCCCATGCGCCCCGCGGCCTTGCCCGACGCTCAGCGTCTGGCGGCTTGGGCTACGCGGGCCGGGATAGAGGTTCGGGTGGAACTCGTCGCCACATTGCCCGATTGTTCCGCCACGGCGCTGGCCATTGGCGAGTTTGCGAACGCCGCGGGCTGGATAACAGCATCATGCCGCACCCATCTGCCGGCCGACGACTGGGCCTCGTTGCGTGATTGGGCCAGCGCGTACCTGCCCGTTTGCGACGTGCCTTTGAGCCTTTTCAACGATAACGGCACCACGCCGGAAGTTTTGCCGGGCGAGTATTGGGTCGAGGCCGGAACGCCGTGCGCCATGTCGCTGCACATGGCGCCGCCGGAATGGTCCTTACTCCAGCGCGCCCGTGCGCGGGACGCCCGACTCGCCTTGGCGGAGTCTTGTACCGGCGGTGATCTGGCCGCGCGGATCACCGCCCTGCCAGGCTCCTCGGCGCTGCTGCGCCACGGGTTTGTCACCTACAGCAATGAAGCGAAAATTCAGTTGCTGAAGGTGCAGGAAGCGACCCTCTCGCGGGTCGGGGCCGTAGCGGAGGAGACCGCCCTGGAAATGCTCGCCGGCGCATTGCACGAAGCGGACATCGCCGCAGCTATCACCGGCATCGCCGGGCCGGGGGGCGCCGTGCCCGGCAAGCCGGTGGGTACCGTCTGTATTGCCTGGGGCGCACGGGGCATGGAACCGCAGGTGCGGACCTGTCATTTTCACGGAGACCGTTGGTCGGTGCAGTATGCGGCGGGTTCGGTAGCCTTGGGCGGATTGCTGGGGTTGTTGCGGTAA
- the recA gene encoding recombinase RecA: MDEQRSKALSAALSQIDKQFGKGAVMRLGDHNAIKDIEVYSTGSLGLDLALGVGGLPRGRVVEIYGPESSGKTTLTLHAIASCQAAGGTAAFIDAEHALDPGYAHKLGVDLENLLISQPDTGEQALEIADMLVRSGAVDLIVIDSVAALTPKAEIEGDMGDSHVGLQARLMSQALRKLTANISRTNTLVIFINQIRMKIGVMYGSPETTTGGNALKFYASVRLDIRRIGAIKKSDEVVGNDTRVKVVKNKVAPPFREAEFAIYYGEGISRLSELVDLGVKFDIVEKSGAWYSYQGERIGQGKDNARQYLKEHPELAANIEQRIRAAAAGHPLAFAEEVAEPAAVG; this comes from the coding sequence ATGGATGAACAGCGCAGCAAGGCCCTTTCGGCGGCCCTGTCACAGATTGACAAACAGTTTGGTAAAGGCGCCGTCATGCGTCTCGGTGATCATAACGCCATCAAGGACATCGAGGTCTACTCCACCGGCTCGCTGGGTCTGGATCTGGCGCTGGGTGTTGGCGGACTGCCCCGGGGCCGGGTGGTAGAGATCTACGGGCCGGAATCTTCCGGTAAAACGACTCTCACCCTGCATGCCATAGCCAGTTGTCAGGCTGCAGGCGGCACCGCCGCCTTTATCGATGCCGAGCACGCGCTCGACCCAGGCTATGCCCACAAGCTCGGCGTCGATCTGGAAAACCTCCTGATCTCCCAGCCTGATACCGGCGAGCAGGCCCTGGAAATCGCCGACATGCTGGTGCGCTCCGGTGCCGTGGACCTCATCGTCATCGACTCCGTGGCCGCTCTGACCCCCAAAGCGGAAATCGAAGGCGACATGGGCGATTCCCACGTCGGTCTGCAGGCGCGTCTGATGAGTCAGGCGTTGCGCAAGCTCACCGCCAATATCTCCCGGACCAACACCCTGGTCATTTTCATCAACCAGATTCGCATGAAAATCGGGGTGATGTATGGCAGTCCGGAAACCACCACCGGTGGTAATGCCCTTAAATTCTACGCTTCCGTGCGCCTTGATATCCGCCGCATCGGCGCGATCAAAAAGAGCGACGAAGTGGTAGGTAACGATACCCGCGTCAAGGTGGTCAAGAATAAGGTCGCACCACCTTTCCGCGAAGCCGAATTTGCCATCTATTACGGTGAAGGCATCTCCCGACTGTCCGAACTGGTGGACCTCGGTGTGAAGTTCGACATCGTCGAAAAAAGCGGCGCCTGGTACAGTTACCAGGGCGAGCGTATTGGTCAGGGCAAGGACAATGCCCGCCAGTACCTCAAGGAGCATCCGGAACTGGCGGCCAATATCGAGCAGCGGATACGGGCAGCGGCAGCAGGACACCCCCTGGCCTTTGCCGAAGAGGTGGCAGAGCCCGCAGCGGTCGGCTAG
- a CDS encoding regulatory protein RecX, translating to MTTERSDPTALALRLLARREYGRRELGDKLLRAGCDAGDVALALDALAAAGYQDDARYVEMLTRTRVRQGHGPLRLRQDLQRAGIEVGADPEIDWLQQAQAVCRKRFGNTPPADARDYARRARFLAGRGFTGETIRQVLGAGRERDFAAD from the coding sequence TTGACGACAGAACGCAGCGATCCCACCGCGCTGGCGCTACGGTTGCTGGCGCGCCGGGAGTATGGGCGCCGGGAGTTGGGTGACAAACTGCTCCGTGCGGGATGTGACGCAGGGGACGTGGCGCTGGCGCTGGATGCGCTCGCCGCCGCCGGTTATCAGGATGACGCGCGTTATGTGGAAATGCTCACCCGTACCCGTGTGCGTCAGGGGCACGGGCCCTTGCGCTTGCGTCAGGACTTGCAGCGGGCGGGGATCGAGGTTGGCGCAGACCCCGAGATTGACTGGTTGCAGCAAGCGCAAGCCGTCTGTCGGAAGCGTTTCGGCAACACGCCGCCGGCGGACGCCAGAGATTATGCCCGGCGCGCCCGTTTCCTGGCGGGGCGGGGATTTACCGGAGAGACGATTCGCCAGGTGCTGGGCGCCGGCAGAGAAAGGGATTTCGCTGCCGATTGA
- the alaS gene encoding alanine--tRNA ligase: MQAQAIRQAFLEYFVEQGHQIVPSSPLIPRNDPTLLFTNAGMVPFKDVFLGLETRPYRRAVSSQRCMRAGGKHNDLENVGYTARHHTFFEMLGNFSFGDYFKREVIGFAWRFLTERLGLPPEKLWITVYEEDDEAADIWMNEIGIDPARLSRCGEKDNFWSMGDTGPCGPCSEIFYDHGPHIPGGPPGSPEEDGDRYIEIWNLVFMQFDRDSSGTLTPLPKPSVDTGMGLERLAAVLQGVHNNYDTDLFKPLIAAAATISGKTYGSDAATDISLRVLADHIRACSFLITDGVLPANEGRGYVLRRIIRRAVRHGRKLGMETVFFHQLVAPLVAEMGSAFPELTRAQREVERALEREETRFRETLERGLSLLEEAIADLAAGAAIPGEIIFRLADTFGFPVDLTADIARERDLIMDMEGYEAAMAEQRSRSRAAWAGSGEVKTERVYHDLAMRLPVTEFTGYSTCADEGKVVALIRDGEEVAFLEAGDMGVVILDRTPFYGESGGQAGDRGELQSDDALFAVTDTQKPMGHLHVHLGRMESGRLRVGDMVVASIDEVARRATAAHHSATHLLHAALRNILGSHVQQKGSLVNPERLRFDFSQPEPVTAAQLREIERVVNAAIRNNVGAETRILPVAEAQALGAMALFGEKYGDEVRVVRMGDFSMELCGGTHVEALGDIGVFKILSESGVAAGIRRIEAVTGAVALEAIQRDEERLQAAAGLLKVAPAELDQRLAQTLERLRQLEKELEKVKRDEAARAGADLAAEAEDVGGVPVLIRRLEGMDGKALRDALDRLRSQLPDGVIVLAGVEREKVALIAGVGKGLTGRVHAGELVNTVAQPLGGKGGGRPELAQAGAGNPAALDAALAAARDWVKGKLG; this comes from the coding sequence ATGCAAGCGCAAGCCATTCGCCAAGCTTTTCTGGAGTATTTTGTGGAACAGGGGCATCAGATCGTGCCCTCCAGCCCCCTGATCCCTCGTAACGATCCGACCCTGCTGTTTACCAATGCCGGTATGGTGCCCTTCAAGGACGTGTTTCTTGGCCTGGAAACCCGTCCCTACCGGCGCGCCGTTTCCTCGCAGCGTTGCATGCGCGCGGGTGGCAAACACAACGATCTGGAAAATGTCGGCTACACAGCGCGGCACCATACCTTCTTCGAGATGCTGGGCAACTTCTCTTTTGGCGACTATTTCAAGCGTGAAGTGATCGGCTTTGCCTGGCGTTTCCTCACCGAACGTCTGGGCCTGCCGCCGGAAAAGCTCTGGATTACGGTTTACGAGGAGGATGATGAGGCGGCCGACATCTGGATGAACGAGATCGGTATCGATCCCGCGCGCCTCTCCCGCTGCGGCGAAAAGGACAACTTCTGGAGCATGGGCGACACCGGCCCCTGCGGCCCCTGTTCGGAGATTTTCTATGACCACGGCCCCCATATTCCCGGAGGCCCTCCGGGCAGTCCGGAGGAAGACGGCGATCGCTATATCGAAATCTGGAATCTGGTCTTCATGCAGTTTGACCGGGACAGCAGCGGCACCCTGACCCCTCTGCCAAAACCCTCCGTCGATACCGGCATGGGTCTGGAGCGTCTCGCGGCCGTGCTCCAGGGCGTACATAACAACTATGACACCGATCTCTTCAAGCCGCTGATTGCCGCAGCAGCCACCATCAGCGGCAAAACATATGGGAGCGATGCGGCGACGGACATCAGTTTGCGGGTGCTGGCGGATCACATCCGTGCCTGCAGCTTTCTCATCACCGATGGCGTCCTGCCCGCCAACGAAGGCCGCGGCTATGTGCTGCGCCGCATCATCCGCCGCGCCGTGCGTCATGGCCGCAAGCTGGGCATGGAGACGGTATTTTTCCATCAACTGGTGGCGCCGCTGGTGGCGGAGATGGGCAGTGCCTTTCCCGAACTCACGCGGGCACAGCGCGAAGTGGAGCGCGCTCTGGAGCGTGAGGAAACCCGTTTCCGGGAAACGCTGGAGCGCGGACTCAGTCTGCTGGAGGAGGCCATTGCGGATCTTGCAGCGGGTGCCGCCATTCCCGGCGAGATCATTTTCCGGCTCGCAGATACCTTTGGTTTCCCCGTCGATCTAACCGCTGATATCGCCCGCGAGCGCGATCTGATCATGGATATGGAGGGCTACGAGGCGGCTATGGCGGAGCAGCGCAGCCGCTCCCGTGCCGCCTGGGCGGGCAGCGGTGAGGTCAAGACCGAGCGGGTGTACCACGATCTGGCCATGCGGCTGCCGGTTACCGAGTTCACCGGCTATTCGACCTGTGCCGATGAGGGGAAGGTGGTGGCGCTGATCCGCGATGGTGAAGAGGTGGCCTTCCTCGAAGCGGGGGACATGGGAGTGGTTATTCTCGATCGGACGCCCTTTTACGGGGAGTCCGGCGGGCAGGCGGGAGACCGTGGCGAGCTCCAGTCGGATGATGCCCTGTTTGCCGTGACGGACACCCAAAAGCCCATGGGTCACCTGCATGTGCATTTGGGGCGCATGGAATCCGGGCGCCTGCGGGTCGGCGATATGGTGGTTGCCAGCATCGACGAAGTGGCCAGACGGGCGACGGCCGCACATCACTCCGCGACCCACCTGCTCCATGCCGCCTTGCGCAACATTCTCGGCAGTCATGTGCAGCAGAAGGGTTCGCTGGTCAACCCGGAGCGGCTGCGTTTCGACTTCAGTCAGCCGGAGCCGGTGACGGCCGCACAGTTGCGGGAAATCGAGCGCGTGGTCAACGCCGCTATCCGTAATAATGTCGGCGCCGAAACCCGGATCCTGCCTGTCGCCGAGGCACAGGCCCTGGGTGCCATGGCGCTCTTCGGCGAGAAGTACGGAGACGAGGTGCGGGTGGTGCGCATGGGTGACTTCTCCATGGAACTCTGTGGCGGCACCCATGTGGAGGCGCTGGGCGATATAGGTGTTTTCAAGATCCTCAGCGAAAGCGGCGTGGCAGCGGGTATCCGGCGTATCGAAGCAGTCACCGGCGCGGTGGCGCTGGAGGCTATTCAGCGTGATGAAGAACGCCTGCAAGCGGCGGCCGGACTGTTGAAAGTTGCCCCTGCAGAACTGGACCAACGTCTGGCGCAAACCCTGGAACGCCTGCGCCAGTTAGAAAAAGAGCTGGAAAAGGTCAAGCGGGATGAAGCCGCCAGAGCGGGTGCCGATCTTGCCGCAGAGGCCGAGGATGTGGGCGGAGTACCGGTATTGATCAGGCGCCTGGAGGGGATGGATGGCAAAGCCTTGCGCGATGCCCTGGATCGCCTGCGCAGTCAGTTACCTGACGGCGTCATCGTCCTTGCGGGCGTGGAAAGGGAGAAAGTGGCGTTGATTGCCGGAGTCGGTAAAGGATTGACTGGACGGGTTCACGCCGGAGAACTGGTGAACACCGTGGCACAACCGTTGGGCGGCAAGGGGGGTGGGCGTCCGGAACTGGCGCAGGCCGGGGCCGGCAATCCGGCGGCCTTGGATGCCGCCCTCGCCGCCGCCCGCGACTGGGTCAAAGGCAAACTCGGCTAG
- a CDS encoding hydrogenase maturation protease, whose amino-acid sequence MNPVRILGIGSPVAGDDLGWRLAEALEQAGLPRYFPAGMVHVTLCDRPGSLLLPAMRGARLAILLDAMRSGALPGTVRRLDMLELDDGTGLLSSHGFGVAEALALGRALEDLPPRVLIYGIETGRAPPPPPLSDLVAILWPAIIDDIRVCMKEPGVVPLAMESKQKSGGASL is encoded by the coding sequence GTGAACCCGGTCCGCATCCTTGGCATCGGTTCGCCCGTCGCGGGCGACGATCTGGGTTGGCGGCTCGCGGAGGCCCTGGAACAGGCGGGTCTGCCCAGGTATTTCCCCGCGGGAATGGTCCACGTCACGCTCTGCGATCGCCCCGGCAGCCTCCTGCTCCCGGCCATGCGCGGCGCGCGTCTGGCCATTCTCCTGGATGCCATGCGTAGCGGCGCGCTGCCCGGCACAGTGCGGCGCCTGGATATGCTGGAACTGGACGACGGCACTGGGCTGCTGTCGAGCCATGGCTTCGGTGTGGCCGAGGCCCTGGCCCTGGGCCGCGCCCTGGAGGATCTGCCGCCCCGGGTGCTTATTTACGGGATCGAGACGGGCCGGGCACCTCCCCCTCCGCCACTCAGCGACCTGGTGGCCATTCTTTGGCCGGCGATCATCGACGATATCCGGGTGTGCATGAAGGAACCCGGGGTGGTACCTTTAGCGATGGAGTCCAAACAAAAGTCTGGAGGAGCATCCTTATGA
- a CDS encoding Ni/Fe hydrogenase subunit alpha: MTQSREISLCVPVLARVEGEGALDLEVHDGRIQTLRLRIFEPPRLFEKFLEGREYQEIPDMVARICGICPVAYQMSAVHAIEGIFGQAPGPWVRAMRRVFYCGEWIQSHSLHIHLLAAPDFLGYSSASEMARAHPDIVRRGLALQALGNEIIRFFGGRSVHPVGARVGGFHRAPSRAEAAVLREQVRAALPGAEALVAWTAALNLPDDPQDFVSVALRHPDEYPMNEGRIVSSDGLDIPIADYESHFREHQEPHSTALYAALDGRPYLVGPLARLNLNLDRLHMPVREALGRTGIAFPSRNMFHSIVARAAEIHYALLETSRLLEDYTEPEAPFVPAVPRVGIGYGCTEAPRGLLWHRYDLDAAGQVLHARIVPPTSQNQARMEADLRHSLETLGLDRDGETLRQQAEMVIRNYDPCISCATHFLKVRLERR, translated from the coding sequence ATGACCCAAAGCCGTGAGATCAGCCTTTGCGTGCCGGTCCTGGCGCGGGTGGAGGGGGAAGGCGCCCTGGATCTGGAAGTGCATGACGGGCGCATTCAAACCCTGCGCCTGCGCATTTTCGAGCCGCCTCGACTCTTCGAGAAGTTCCTGGAAGGCCGGGAATACCAGGAGATCCCGGACATGGTGGCACGCATCTGCGGCATCTGCCCGGTGGCCTATCAGATGAGCGCCGTGCATGCCATCGAGGGTATCTTCGGCCAGGCACCCGGTCCCTGGGTGCGGGCCATGCGCCGCGTGTTCTACTGCGGCGAGTGGATACAGAGCCACAGCCTGCACATCCATCTGCTGGCAGCGCCCGATTTCCTGGGTTACAGCAGCGCCTCCGAGATGGCGCGCGCGCATCCCGACATCGTGCGCCGGGGGCTCGCCCTCCAGGCATTGGGCAATGAGATCATCCGCTTTTTCGGCGGTCGCTCGGTGCATCCCGTGGGTGCCCGGGTGGGGGGCTTTCACCGTGCGCCCAGCCGGGCGGAGGCGGCGGTACTCCGGGAGCAGGTGCGGGCTGCCCTGCCGGGGGCCGAAGCCCTGGTGGCCTGGACCGCCGCGCTGAACCTGCCCGACGACCCTCAGGACTTTGTCAGTGTCGCCCTGCGCCACCCGGATGAGTACCCCATGAACGAGGGGCGCATCGTCTCCAGTGACGGCCTGGACATTCCCATCGCCGACTACGAAAGCCATTTCCGGGAGCATCAGGAACCCCACTCCACCGCCCTCTATGCGGCGCTGGACGGACGCCCCTACCTGGTGGGTCCCCTTGCGCGGCTCAACCTCAATCTGGATCGCCTGCATATGCCCGTCCGGGAGGCCCTGGGGCGTACCGGCATCGCTTTTCCCAGCCGCAACATGTTCCACAGCATTGTCGCGCGGGCGGCAGAGATCCATTATGCCCTTCTGGAGACCAGCCGCCTGCTGGAAGATTACACCGAGCCAGAGGCACCCTTCGTCCCCGCCGTACCGCGCGTCGGCATCGGTTACGGGTGCACGGAGGCCCCCCGCGGCCTACTCTGGCACCGCTACGATCTGGATGCCGCAGGTCAGGTGCTGCACGCCCGCATCGTCCCGCCCACCAGCCAGAATCAGGCGCGTATGGAGGCGGACCTGCGTCACTCCCTGGAGACCCTGGGTCTGGACCGGGACGGCGAGACCCTGCGCCAGCAAGCCGAAATGGTGATCCGCAACTACGATCCCTGCATCTCTTGCGCCACCCATTTCCTGAAGGTTCGGCTGGAACGGCGGTGA
- a CDS encoding NADH-quinone oxidoreductase subunit B family protein, which translates to MAAAKPRLAVHKFSSCDGCQLAFLNLGEDLLRLAELVEIVHFAEAGPVDPDAVVDIAFVEGSVSTPEDEERIQKIRKNSRHLISIGACATAGGLQALRNLADGPGWIAEIYAQPEHIHSLATSTPIAAHVPVDLELWGCPVNGRQVLGAVRALLFEVVPALEKDKVCLECKRHQAVCVLVAKGLPCMGPVTLTGCGALCPRFGRDCYACYGPAENPNATALGRRLEGLGLVPEAVARRFLFINSGAPAFAEAGRHWREQVHDPKP; encoded by the coding sequence ATGGCCGCTGCCAAACCACGCCTTGCGGTGCACAAGTTCAGTTCTTGCGACGGTTGTCAATTGGCCTTCCTGAATCTGGGGGAAGACCTGCTGCGGCTTGCCGAGCTGGTGGAGATCGTTCACTTCGCCGAGGCCGGCCCCGTGGACCCGGATGCCGTCGTGGACATCGCCTTCGTGGAGGGGAGTGTCTCCACGCCCGAAGACGAGGAGCGCATCCAGAAAATCCGTAAAAACAGCCGCCACCTTATCAGCATCGGCGCCTGTGCCACCGCTGGCGGCCTCCAGGCCTTGCGCAACTTGGCCGACGGCCCCGGCTGGATTGCGGAGATCTACGCCCAGCCCGAACACATCCATAGCCTGGCCACCTCCACCCCCATCGCCGCCCATGTCCCGGTGGATCTGGAACTGTGGGGCTGTCCGGTGAACGGGCGCCAGGTCCTGGGGGCGGTGCGCGCCCTCCTCTTCGAGGTCGTGCCAGCGCTCGAAAAGGACAAGGTGTGCCTGGAGTGTAAACGCCATCAAGCGGTCTGCGTACTGGTGGCCAAGGGACTGCCATGCATGGGCCCGGTGACGCTCACCGGCTGCGGGGCGCTGTGCCCCCGTTTCGGACGCGATTGCTACGCCTGCTATGGGCCGGCGGAAAATCCCAACGCCACGGCATTGGGGCGACGGTTGGAGGGACTCGGCCTGGTGCCGGAGGCCGTCGCGCGGCGATTCCTCTTCATCAACAGCGGCGCCCCGGCCTTTGCCGAGGCTGGCCGCCATTGGCGGGAGCAGGTCCATGACCCAAAGCCGTGA
- a CDS encoding FAD/NAD(P)-binding protein: protein MSDPYLPHEVEVLERVQESPTIFTLRLAFTEPEMQARYRFQPGQFNMIYLYGVGEVPISIVSDPEDEHLIDHTIRAVGRVTQGLARLGKGARLGLRGPYGRGWPLKLAEGRDIVLLTGGLGCAPVVSVIHYILRRRERFGRLTILQGVKHTDDLIWRAQYEAWSRLPDVQVGLAADVGSPGWFGQVGPVTVLFDRVQFDPGALMMMCGPEPMMRAAVQELLRRGVAEEDLWLGMERSMHCAIGHCGHCQMGGHFVCRDGPVFPYPEIQALLGERGF from the coding sequence ATGTCTGATCCTTACCTTCCCCACGAGGTCGAGGTCCTGGAGCGCGTTCAGGAATCCCCCACCATCTTCACCCTGCGCCTCGCCTTCACCGAGCCGGAAATGCAGGCCCGCTATCGCTTTCAGCCGGGCCAGTTCAACATGATTTATCTTTATGGGGTGGGCGAGGTGCCCATTTCCATCGTCTCCGACCCAGAAGATGAGCACCTCATCGATCATACCATCCGTGCCGTGGGCCGGGTCACCCAGGGGCTGGCGCGCCTGGGGAAGGGCGCCCGCCTGGGCCTGCGCGGACCTTACGGCCGGGGCTGGCCTCTGAAACTGGCCGAAGGCAGGGACATCGTGCTCCTCACCGGGGGGCTGGGCTGCGCGCCGGTGGTTTCGGTCATCCACTACATCCTGCGGCGGCGGGAACGCTTCGGGCGGCTCACCATCCTGCAAGGGGTCAAGCATACCGACGACCTCATCTGGCGCGCCCAGTATGAAGCCTGGAGTCGGCTGCCCGATGTGCAGGTGGGGCTGGCGGCGGACGTGGGCAGCCCCGGCTGGTTCGGACAGGTGGGGCCGGTAACGGTCCTCTTCGACCGCGTGCAGTTCGATCCCGGTGCGCTGATGATGATGTGCGGCCCCGAGCCCATGATGCGGGCGGCCGTGCAGGAGCTGCTGCGGCGCGGCGTGGCGGAGGAGGATTTGTGGCTCGGCATGGAGCGCAGCATGCACTGCGCCATCGGTCATTGCGGCCATTGTCAGATGGGGGGGCACTTCGTCTGCCGGGATGGCCCGGTCTTCCCCTACCCGGAGATCCAGGCCCTGCTGGGCGAGCGAGGATTTTGA